A single window of Hyla sarda isolate aHylSar1 chromosome 2, aHylSar1.hap1, whole genome shotgun sequence DNA harbors:
- the LOC130358537 gene encoding probable tRNA methyltransferase 9B: MFNDIVRQAMEKEASRLERQHVHNVYEKIAPYFNDKRYKAWPKVQEFLLAQEPGSLVADIGCGNGKYLHINSQTYKVGCDYCLPLVEAARNQGYEAMVCDGLRLPYRDGCFDAVLSIAVIHHFSTKERRALAIKEMTRILKVGGQMMIYVWAMEQKRRKFEKQDLLIPWNMQPNTQNLSLSWQTDLKTIPLNQHFNKVHTFTKQRTKSFSILDNQPSPYQNKLQSSKFLAQSLDSGLNETPDSVANEQYNGSIFHRLYNLYIDIKRGRNTNSPKALHFFKTFVDFVPHNVQNHENNSNTVGELLRSPIPNQTLWKSPNVELGKGIIEDLRVVPLPDLGSKYRESIDQKVTFTKNSVEHKTKNQRDNPFISSNNDHEMVSSPVHQLLQGVNNSCLRYYHIFKQGELGDLIEQCIPELRVVKTFFDHSNWCVIAEKIQLSKD; this comes from the exons ATGTTCAATGACATAGTGAGACAAGCAATGGAAAAGGAGGCAAGCCGTTTGGAAAGACAACATGTACACAACGTGTATGAGAAGATTGCACCATACTTCAATGACAAACGCTACAAAGCCTGGCCAAAAGTTCAAGAGTTCCTGCTCGCTCAGGAGCCCGGAAGTCTGGTTGCTGATATAG GTTGTGGAAATGGCAAATATCTGCATATTAACAGTCAGACATATAAAGTGGGATGTGATTATTGCCTGCCCTTGGTAGAAGCTGCAAGAAATCAAGGTTATGAGGCCATGGTGTGTGATGGACTTCGGCTTCCATACCGAGATGGCTGTTTTGATGCTGTCCTGTCCATAGCTG TGATCCACCATTTCTCGACCAAGGAACGTCGTGCTCTGGCTATTAAGGAGATGACTCGGATTTTAAAAGTCGGTGGACAAATGATGATATATGTTTGGGCAATGGAACAAAAAAGAAGAAAGTTTGAGAAGCAAGATTTACTAATACCTTGGAACATGCAGCCAAATACacaaaatctctctctctcttggcaAACAGACCTCAAAACCATCCCCTTGAATCAGCACTTCAACAAGGTCCACACATTCACAAAGCAAAGGACTAAAAGTTTTTCAATTCTAGATAACCAGCCTTCACCATATcagaataaactacagtcatccAAGTTCTTAGCACAATCCTTAGATTCGGGGCTGAATGAGACTCCTGACTCTGTGGCCAATGAACAATATAATGGAAGCATATTCCATAGATTGTATAATCTTTACATTGACATTAAGAGAGGTAGAAATACAAATTCTCCCAAGGCTTTGCATTTCTTTAAAACCTTTGTAGATTTTGTTCCACATAATGTGCAGAATCATGAGAACAATAGCAACACAGTTGGGGAACTGTTGAGATCACCAATCCCCAATCAGACTTTATGGAAGTCTCCAAATGTAGAACTTGGCAAGGGAATAATAGAAGATCTCAGGGTGGTTCCTCTGCCAGATCTGGGTTCTAAATACAGAGAATCGATTGATCAAAAAGTAACTTTTACTAAGAATTCTGTTGAACATAAGACTAAGAACCAAAGAGACAATCCTTTTATTAGCAGTAACAATGATCATGAGATGGTTTCATCACCGGTCCATCAGCTCCTGCAAGGTGTAAATAATAGCTGTCTACGTTACTATCACATATTTAAGCAGGGTGAGCTCGGTGACCTAATAGAACAATGCATTCCCGAGCTTCGTGTTGTGAAGACTTTTTTTGACCATTCCAACTGGTGCGTTATTGCCGAAAAGATTCAACTTTCAAAGGATTAA